The region AGATCGCACAACAGCTTTAAAAACAGGCGATCGAATTGAAATTTATCGCCCATTAATTAATGATCCTAAAGAGAAACGGCGCTTACGCGCTAAGAAAATTTAATAGTAATATTACTATTTAAGGCATATGGTCAATTCGAGTTAACCTATCGTGCCTAAAATACAATACAATATTACGAATCTCTCTTATACTATTACCACGTTGCCAAGTGTAAGCATAGTCCCAACGATCATTATTAAAAGTAGGGCTTAAAAGGCTGGTACCCATTAAAATAGCTACATCTTCTTTACTCATGCCAACGTGTAAGCGTGCAATTTTATCTT is a window of Legionella busanensis DNA encoding:
- a CDS encoding outer membrane protein assembly factor BamE, with amino-acid sequence MAKFLIVGKKMRFTPRILLIALVLTLTQCMSYDFARRVVQQGNLLPQDKIARLHVGMSKEDVAILMGTSLLSPTFNNDRWDYAYTWQRGNSIREIRNIVLYFRHDRLTRIDHMP